One Edaphobacter flagellatus genomic region harbors:
- a CDS encoding DUF885 domain-containing protein, which translates to MQLRPLAAIALAGTLMLTPAAPAQRISADGAAQTFGVVSDQYFSDVLFHFSPTLATQTGLHQYDNQLEDYSAAAVQKQVAALKEYEKKIAAIDPSGLDASVAADHAILLNSIRSQLLSLEIIRNWEKNPDNYSSGVTNSIFVLMERPFAPVNTRLRSAVEREKQIPQVFVEARKNLKNPPRIFTEIALEQIDGLISFFQSDVPAAFADADDAKAKAEFARTNAAVIQSLKDYGAWMKSDLLPRSNGDYRLGADTFAKKLQYDEMVDVPLPHLLEIALADLHKNQAEFARIAKEVDPSKTPQQVLAELATIHPAPDKLLDAFHGTFDSLITFIRAHKIITIPSDVQPTLEETPPFMRATTFASMDPPGAFETRSTKAYFNVTLPEKSWTPEHVAEHMASFNTGTIISTSVHEAYPGHYVQFLWQNQFPSKVRKIVGANSNIEGWAHYTEQMMLDEGYAAAPANATPAQIREAKLIRLGQLQDALLRDARFVNSIKLHTGLGEPGNAWTIDQAVDFFVKEGYQSHSVGLVETKRGTADATYLYYTLGKLEIMKLREDLKKKQGAAFSLQDFHDNFMRQGFAPVKVIRRAMLHDDSPVL; encoded by the coding sequence ATGCAACTCCGCCCCCTCGCCGCCATTGCACTCGCAGGAACCCTTATGCTGACACCCGCCGCTCCCGCTCAGCGCATCTCTGCCGACGGCGCCGCCCAGACCTTCGGCGTCGTCTCCGACCAGTACTTCTCCGATGTGCTCTTTCACTTCTCGCCCACGCTCGCCACGCAGACGGGCCTGCACCAGTACGACAATCAGCTTGAGGACTACTCCGCCGCAGCCGTGCAGAAGCAGGTCGCCGCGCTTAAGGAATACGAGAAGAAGATCGCCGCCATCGATCCCTCCGGCCTCGACGCCTCCGTCGCCGCCGACCATGCCATCCTGCTCAACAGCATCCGCTCACAGCTGCTCTCGCTCGAGATCATTCGCAACTGGGAAAAGAACCCCGACAATTACTCCAGCGGCGTCACCAACTCCATCTTCGTCTTGATGGAGCGCCCCTTCGCGCCCGTCAACACACGCCTGCGCTCTGCCGTCGAACGTGAAAAGCAGATCCCACAGGTCTTCGTCGAAGCGCGCAAAAACCTTAAGAATCCACCGCGCATCTTCACCGAAATCGCGCTCGAACAGATCGACGGCCTCATCAGTTTCTTCCAAAGCGACGTACCCGCCGCCTTTGCCGACGCCGACGACGCCAAGGCCAAGGCCGAATTCGCCCGCACCAACGCAGCCGTCATCCAGTCCCTCAAAGACTATGGCGCGTGGATGAAGTCCGACCTGCTGCCACGCTCCAACGGCGACTACCGCCTCGGCGCCGATACCTTCGCCAAAAAGCTGCAGTATGACGAGATGGTCGACGTGCCGCTGCCGCACCTGCTTGAAATCGCGCTCGCCGACCTCCACAAAAACCAAGCCGAGTTCGCCCGCATTGCCAAAGAGGTCGACCCCTCCAAGACGCCGCAGCAGGTCCTCGCCGAGCTCGCCACCATTCACCCCGCGCCCGACAAGCTGCTCGACGCCTTCCACGGCACCTTCGACTCGCTCATCACCTTCATCCGCGCACACAAGATCATCACTATCCCCAGCGACGTGCAGCCTACGCTTGAAGAGACGCCGCCCTTCATGCGCGCCACCACCTTCGCCTCGATGGACCCTCCCGGCGCATTCGAGACGCGCTCCACCAAGGCGTACTTCAATGTCACCCTGCCCGAGAAAAGCTGGACGCCGGAGCACGTAGCCGAGCACATGGCTAGCTTCAACACCGGCACCATCATCTCGACCTCCGTGCACGAGGCCTACCCCGGCCACTACGTGCAGTTCCTCTGGCAGAACCAGTTCCCCTCCAAGGTGCGCAAGATCGTCGGCGCCAACTCCAACATTGAGGGCTGGGCACACTACACCGAACAGATGATGCTCGACGAGGGCTACGCCGCTGCGCCCGCCAACGCAACGCCCGCGCAGATTCGCGAAGCCAAGCTCATCCGCCTCGGCCAGCTGCAGGACGCTCTGTTGCGCGATGCCCGCTTCGTCAACTCCATCAAGCTGCACACCGGCCTCGGCGAACCCGGCAACGCATGGACCATCGACCAGGCCGTCGACTTCTTCGTTAAGGAAGGCTACCAGTCGCACTCCGTCGGCCTTGTCGAAACCAAGCGCGGCACCGCCGACGCCACCTACCTCTACTACACCCTCGGCAAGCTCGAGATCATGAAGCTCCGTGAAGACCTGAAGAAGAAGCAGGGCGCTGCCTTCTCACTCCAGGACTTCCACGACAACTTCATGCGCCAGGGCTTCGCTCCGGTCAAGGTCATCCGCCGCGCCATGTTGCACGACGACTCGCCCGTACTGTAG
- a CDS encoding pyridoxal-phosphate-dependent aminotransferase family protein, translating into MIRKTRLFTPGPTPLLPAAQFAMAAADIHHRTPEFRALFTRVLSQLKEFVGTTSDVLVLSSGGTGAMEASVSNLTSPGDRVLVLTAGKFGERWTALTKAFGCHVDVVEKPYGQTFTLDEIKAALKLETRAVFVQATESSTGVRHDVQAIAKLLKDEKSEALLIVDAITGLGTTHLDMDGWGIDVLIGGSQKAVMIPPGLSYIAISPRAWDRMEATYNPRYYFDLRKERKNAQKGESAYTPPVALIAALGASLDYIAGQADGNLAEGRKKLVDNAETCAAMTRAAAKALGFKLFAPEGYEAAAATAIMAPEGTDSGTLVKGLKSQFAAIVTDGQGDMKGSLFRIAHIGFFDYLDTIAILGALEQVIAKVKTPLPGFEFGKGLVAAQKVFAERVK; encoded by the coding sequence ATGATCCGGAAGACACGTCTGTTTACCCCTGGGCCTACGCCCCTGCTTCCCGCCGCCCAGTTTGCTATGGCGGCTGCGGATATTCATCACCGCACGCCGGAGTTTCGTGCGCTGTTTACCCGTGTGCTCTCGCAGTTGAAGGAGTTTGTGGGCACGACGAGCGATGTGCTGGTGCTTTCGAGCGGCGGCACGGGCGCGATGGAGGCTTCGGTCTCGAACCTGACTTCGCCCGGCGATCGCGTGCTGGTGCTGACGGCCGGTAAGTTTGGCGAGCGCTGGACGGCGCTGACGAAGGCATTCGGTTGTCATGTGGACGTGGTGGAGAAGCCGTATGGGCAGACCTTCACGCTGGATGAGATCAAGGCGGCGCTGAAGCTGGAGACGCGTGCGGTGTTTGTGCAGGCGACGGAGTCTTCGACCGGCGTGCGGCACGATGTGCAGGCGATTGCGAAGCTGCTGAAGGATGAGAAGTCGGAGGCGCTGCTGATCGTGGATGCGATTACGGGCCTGGGCACGACGCACCTGGATATGGATGGCTGGGGCATCGACGTGCTGATCGGCGGCTCGCAGAAGGCGGTGATGATTCCGCCGGGGCTGAGCTATATCGCGATCAGTCCGCGGGCGTGGGACCGCATGGAGGCGACGTACAATCCGCGGTACTACTTCGACCTGCGCAAGGAGCGGAAGAATGCGCAGAAGGGCGAGAGCGCGTATACGCCTCCTGTGGCGTTGATTGCTGCGCTGGGCGCTTCGCTGGACTACATTGCCGGGCAGGCGGACGGCAACCTGGCGGAGGGACGCAAGAAGCTGGTGGACAATGCGGAGACGTGTGCGGCGATGACGCGCGCGGCAGCGAAGGCGCTGGGCTTCAAGTTGTTTGCTCCTGAAGGCTACGAGGCGGCGGCGGCGACGGCGATCATGGCTCCCGAGGGAACGGATTCGGGCACGCTGGTGAAGGGGCTGAAGTCGCAGTTTGCGGCGATTGTGACGGACGGGCAGGGCGATATGAAGGGCTCGCTGTTCCGCATTGCGCATATCGGCTTCTTCGACTACCTGGATACGATTGCGATTCTGGGTGCGCTGGAGCAGGTGATCGCGAAGGTGAAGACTCCGCTGCCGGGGTTTGAGTTCGGCAAGGGGCTGGTGGCGGCTCAGAAGGTGTTTGCTGAGCGCGTGAAGTAG
- a CDS encoding lysozyme, with protein MPNPTTYSPAALQLARTFEGCRLTAYQDQANIWTIGYGHTGPHVTSGLTITQAQAETLLADDLATAAACVSRLVKIPLNQNQFDALVDFVFNLGCRSLTQSTLLAHIQANNFEAAAKEFLRWNKAANKPVKGLTRRRQAEAGLFTAATSSSPHQP; from the coding sequence GTGCCCAACCCGACCACCTACAGCCCAGCTGCCCTCCAGCTCGCCCGCACCTTCGAAGGCTGCCGCCTCACCGCTTATCAGGATCAGGCCAACATCTGGACCATCGGCTACGGACACACCGGCCCCCATGTCACCTCCGGCCTGACGATCACGCAGGCCCAGGCCGAAACCCTCCTCGCCGACGACCTCGCCACCGCTGCCGCCTGCGTCAGCCGTCTCGTCAAAATCCCTCTCAACCAAAACCAGTTCGACGCCCTCGTCGACTTCGTCTTCAATCTCGGCTGCCGCAGTCTCACCCAGTCCACCCTGCTCGCCCACATCCAGGCCAACAACTTCGAAGCCGCCGCAAAGGAATTCCTTCGCTGGAACAAAGCCGCCAACAAACCCGTCAAAGGACTCACCCGCCGCCGCCAGGCCGAAGCCGGCCTCTTCACCGCCGCGACCAGCTCATCTCCGCACCAGCCATGA
- a CDS encoding glutathionylspermidine synthase family protein, translating into MERMAISPRDGWQQKVAEQGLVFHTPEGEGMDRPYWDESACYRFTAAEIDVLETAGNRLQEMCLEAAQHVIDKKRYAELAIPAAAVPAIEWAWENEPPAIYGRFDVAYNGEGPPKLLEYNADTPTSLLEAAVIQWTWLEEQQPNDDQFNSLHEKLIAKWQDVASYLKKPVYFAGLDNAEDQLTLAYMRDTAEQAGLPTAPILMGDIGWDEGRRAFVDLEDRQMLSVFKLYPWEMMVAEEFGQAALDTYTEMRWMEPVWKMLLSNKGLLPVLWELFPGDELLLEAHFSGQPHAMWDFVRKPLHSREGANIEIVRTGITMESTGGPYTGPQIVQALAPEASFADNRKPGARRHPVLGLWMVDQECCGMGIRESAGLVTGNLSSFVPHYFG; encoded by the coding sequence ATGGAACGGATGGCAATCTCTCCGCGCGATGGATGGCAGCAGAAGGTTGCGGAGCAGGGGCTGGTGTTTCATACGCCGGAGGGCGAGGGCATGGACCGTCCTTACTGGGATGAGTCGGCGTGCTACCGATTTACGGCGGCTGAGATCGATGTGCTGGAGACCGCGGGCAACAGGCTGCAGGAGATGTGTCTGGAGGCGGCGCAGCACGTCATCGATAAGAAGCGCTATGCGGAGCTGGCGATTCCGGCGGCTGCGGTTCCGGCGATCGAGTGGGCGTGGGAGAACGAGCCGCCGGCGATCTATGGGCGGTTCGATGTGGCGTACAACGGCGAGGGGCCTCCGAAGCTGTTGGAGTACAACGCGGACACGCCGACGAGTCTGCTGGAGGCTGCGGTGATTCAGTGGACGTGGCTGGAGGAGCAGCAGCCGAACGATGACCAGTTCAACTCGCTTCACGAGAAGCTGATTGCGAAGTGGCAGGATGTGGCTTCGTATCTCAAGAAGCCGGTGTATTTCGCCGGGCTGGACAATGCAGAGGACCAGCTGACGCTGGCGTATATGCGCGATACGGCGGAGCAGGCGGGGTTGCCGACGGCGCCGATCCTGATGGGCGATATCGGCTGGGATGAGGGGCGGCGGGCGTTCGTCGATCTGGAGGACCGGCAGATGCTGTCGGTGTTCAAGCTGTATCCGTGGGAGATGATGGTCGCCGAGGAGTTTGGGCAGGCGGCGCTGGATACTTACACGGAGATGCGCTGGATGGAGCCGGTATGGAAGATGCTGCTCTCGAACAAGGGTCTGCTGCCGGTGCTGTGGGAGCTGTTTCCGGGCGATGAGCTTCTGCTGGAGGCGCACTTCAGCGGGCAGCCCCATGCGATGTGGGATTTCGTGCGCAAGCCGCTGCACTCGCGTGAGGGAGCGAACATTGAGATTGTGCGCACGGGGATCACGATGGAGTCGACGGGCGGACCGTATACGGGGCCGCAGATTGTGCAGGCGCTGGCTCCTGAGGCGAGCTTTGCGGACAATCGGAAGCCGGGCGCGAGAAGGCATCCGGTGCTGGGGCTGTGGATGGTGGACCAGGAGTGTTGCGGGATGGGGATTCGCGAGTCTGCGGGGCTGGTGACGGGGAATCTTAGCTCGTTTGTGCCGCATTATTTTGGCTGA
- a CDS encoding GatB/YqeY domain-containing protein has protein sequence MSISKKIDADIIAAMKAKEEHRLTTLRMVKSALKNKAIDKRADLTDQEESAILTTLIKQRKESVESFTKGNRPELAEKEQVEIALIETYLPQAAGEDQLRPLVTAAIAELAASTGNKPTPRDMGTVMKATQQKIAAAGIRADGKLVSELVKTELAK, from the coding sequence ATGAGCATCAGCAAAAAAATCGACGCCGACATCATCGCCGCCATGAAGGCCAAAGAAGAGCACCGCCTCACCACCCTCCGCATGGTCAAGTCCGCTCTCAAGAACAAGGCCATCGACAAGCGCGCCGACCTCACCGACCAGGAAGAGTCCGCCATCCTCACCACGCTCATCAAGCAGCGCAAGGAGTCCGTCGAAAGCTTCACCAAAGGCAACCGCCCCGAGCTCGCCGAAAAAGAGCAGGTCGAAATCGCCCTCATCGAAACCTACCTCCCGCAGGCCGCCGGCGAAGACCAGTTACGCCCCCTCGTCACCGCAGCCATCGCCGAGCTCGCCGCCTCCACCGGTAACAAGCCCACCCCACGCGACATGGGCACCGTCATGAAGGCCACCCAGCAAAAAATCGCCGCCGCAGGCATCCGGGCCGACGGCAAACTCGTCAGCGAACTCGTCAAAACCGAGCTGGCCAAATAA
- the mfd gene encoding transcription-repair coupling factor, translating into MVLPFVRELLAELEHTEAFERVRRHLSAGSGRRRVSGLTATARALYLPYFVRAAQAPSLIVVSDNKSAEALHAAVIEACELTGALDPAQVLRLPAHDVLPFENLSPHSEIQETRAAALWKICTAKTGTPRLIIAPIESACMRLFARDYYAALALHLHVGEEHIPEMLVEHLLSVGYTKVDVVEMPGQVTIRGGIIDAYSPEQDSPVRIDFFGDEIESIRRFDPETQRSSSSLSHTLLLPLTETPVTEKLLGAINARLTRAGSAGAALEGGEEPAELQTHVATRTGEATVFPGWEFFAPVAGATHTLLDLLGTSTRVFVEEPAMVKNQSERWWNKVEQRHDRSGIGSLVRPEDIYLSPWDLEDRLRRTTGCDLDQLGAVDVLDAERNELSEIEFSTRPTQRFHGAIPAMIEALQSLMRQDARILLTAPNQGEVERLAGLLQEYHIPYRLGSRTDQHSSETVYSESSYLAGDLRTPVIVKTAIAAGVQILDLDKTSASQIIIFGAQDLSDEADVTARPVRRAKSKAAAFISDFRDLTVGDYVVHVEHGIARYMGLRVIEENGQPPLELMILEFADEAKLYVPLTRLDLIQKYRSTETGPAPQLNKLGSQSWQKTKARVKKAMADMAAELLKLYAQREATQGTPFSPDTNMQREFEDAFDFNETDDQLNAIADIKHDMESTQPMDRLLCGDVGYGKTEVAMRAAFKAVQDSKQVAVLTPTTVLSFQHYESFKRRFANFPVSIEMISRFRTAKEQKEILEKAADGKIDILIGTHRLLSKDLKFQDLGLLVVDEEQRFGVRHKERLKHMRTAIDVLSMSATPIPRTLHMSLIGLRDMSVIETPPKDRMAIQTIVAKFDEKLIRTAIEVELERGGQAYFVHNRVETIYDLAAKIRELVPQARIVVGHGQLPEAELERVMLAFMNHEYDVLVATSIIENGLDIPLANTIIINRADRHGLSELYQLRGRVGRSNRRAYAYLLIPPEQELTEIARRRLAALKEFSDLGAGFKIAALDLELRGAGNMLGGEQSGHIEAIGFEMYTSMLEEAVRKIKGEEDKPAHADTSVNLGISVRIDADYIPEENQRLRMYKKIAGAEVLPELEEIRAELKDRYGEPPESVTNLLAAGEIRLLAQQLGIAQIDRKRTQLELNKQKTFVEMLNIKFADREGEAAALNSVDPGVLMRLVSRNTKRGAQFTPQGVLRWPLTSAKSEDVLRETRELLESLDTKSALVS; encoded by the coding sequence ATGGTTCTGCCGTTTGTCCGCGAGCTGCTCGCGGAGCTGGAACATACTGAAGCCTTCGAGCGTGTGCGACGCCATCTGAGCGCCGGATCGGGGCGCCGTCGTGTCTCCGGGCTCACCGCCACAGCCCGCGCGCTGTACCTGCCCTACTTTGTCCGTGCCGCGCAGGCCCCATCGCTGATCGTCGTCTCCGACAACAAATCCGCCGAGGCCCTCCACGCTGCCGTCATCGAAGCCTGCGAGCTGACCGGCGCGCTCGATCCCGCACAGGTCCTGCGCCTGCCCGCGCACGACGTCCTCCCCTTCGAAAATCTTTCGCCCCACTCCGAAATTCAGGAAACCCGCGCCGCCGCGCTCTGGAAGATTTGCACCGCAAAGACCGGTACGCCGCGGCTCATCATCGCGCCCATCGAATCGGCCTGCATGCGCCTCTTCGCCCGCGACTACTACGCCGCGCTCGCGCTCCACCTCCACGTTGGCGAAGAGCACATCCCCGAGATGCTGGTCGAGCACCTGCTCTCCGTCGGCTATACCAAAGTCGATGTCGTCGAGATGCCCGGCCAGGTCACCATCCGCGGTGGCATCATCGACGCCTACTCGCCCGAGCAGGACTCACCGGTACGCATCGACTTCTTCGGCGATGAGATCGAATCCATCCGCCGCTTCGATCCCGAGACGCAGCGCTCCAGTTCCTCGCTCAGCCACACCCTGCTGCTGCCGCTCACCGAAACACCCGTCACCGAAAAACTTCTCGGAGCCATCAACGCACGCCTCACGCGTGCCGGCTCCGCAGGCGCAGCGCTCGAAGGCGGCGAAGAGCCAGCCGAGCTACAGACACACGTCGCCACACGCACCGGCGAGGCCACCGTCTTTCCCGGCTGGGAGTTCTTCGCGCCCGTCGCCGGAGCCACCCACACTCTGCTCGATCTACTCGGCACATCAACACGTGTCTTCGTCGAAGAGCCCGCCATGGTCAAAAATCAGAGCGAGCGCTGGTGGAATAAAGTCGAGCAGCGCCACGATCGCTCCGGCATCGGCTCGCTCGTGCGACCCGAGGACATCTATCTCTCGCCGTGGGACCTCGAAGACCGCCTGCGCCGCACCACCGGTTGCGACCTCGACCAGCTCGGAGCCGTCGATGTCCTCGACGCCGAACGCAACGAGCTCTCTGAGATCGAGTTCTCCACGCGCCCCACGCAGCGCTTCCACGGCGCAATCCCCGCGATGATCGAGGCGCTGCAATCGCTGATGCGGCAGGACGCGCGCATCCTGCTCACCGCGCCCAACCAGGGCGAGGTCGAGCGCCTCGCCGGTCTGCTGCAGGAGTACCACATCCCCTATCGTCTCGGCTCACGCACCGACCAGCACAGCTCCGAGACCGTCTACTCCGAATCCAGCTACCTCGCCGGCGACCTGCGCACGCCCGTCATCGTCAAAACCGCCATCGCCGCCGGCGTGCAGATTCTCGACCTCGACAAGACCTCCGCCAGCCAGATCATCATCTTCGGCGCGCAGGATCTCTCCGACGAAGCCGACGTCACCGCGCGTCCCGTGCGCCGCGCCAAGTCCAAGGCCGCCGCCTTCATCTCCGACTTCCGCGATCTCACCGTCGGCGACTACGTCGTCCACGTCGAACACGGCATCGCCCGCTACATGGGCCTGCGCGTCATCGAAGAAAACGGCCAGCCTCCGCTCGAGCTGATGATCCTCGAGTTCGCCGACGAAGCGAAGCTTTACGTCCCGCTCACGCGCCTCGACCTCATCCAGAAGTACCGCTCCACCGAGACCGGCCCCGCGCCGCAGCTCAACAAGCTCGGCTCGCAAAGCTGGCAGAAGACCAAGGCCCGCGTCAAAAAAGCCATGGCCGACATGGCGGCCGAGCTGCTCAAACTCTACGCGCAGCGCGAAGCCACGCAGGGCACGCCCTTCTCGCCCGACACCAACATGCAGCGCGAATTCGAAGACGCCTTCGACTTCAACGAGACCGACGACCAGCTCAACGCCATCGCCGACATCAAGCACGACATGGAATCCACGCAGCCCATGGACCGCCTCCTCTGCGGCGACGTCGGTTACGGCAAAACTGAGGTTGCCATGCGCGCCGCCTTCAAGGCTGTGCAGGACTCCAAGCAGGTCGCCGTCCTCACGCCGACCACGGTGCTCAGCTTCCAGCACTACGAATCCTTCAAACGCCGCTTCGCCAACTTCCCCGTCTCCATCGAGATGATCTCGCGCTTCCGCACCGCCAAAGAGCAGAAGGAGATTCTCGAAAAGGCCGCCGACGGCAAGATCGACATCCTCATCGGCACGCACCGCCTGCTCTCCAAAGACCTCAAGTTCCAGGATCTCGGCCTGCTCGTCGTCGACGAAGAGCAGCGCTTCGGCGTGCGCCACAAAGAGCGCCTGAAGCACATGCGCACCGCCATCGACGTGCTCTCCATGTCGGCCACACCAATTCCGCGCACGCTGCACATGTCGCTGATCGGCCTGCGCGATATGAGCGTGATCGAGACGCCGCCCAAAGACCGCATGGCCATCCAGACCATCGTCGCCAAGTTCGACGAGAAGCTCATCCGCACCGCCATCGAGGTCGAGCTCGAGCGCGGCGGCCAGGCCTACTTCGTGCACAACCGCGTCGAGACGATCTACGACCTCGCCGCAAAGATCCGCGAGCTCGTCCCGCAGGCCCGCATCGTCGTCGGCCACGGCCAGCTACCTGAGGCCGAGCTGGAGCGCGTAATGCTCGCCTTCATGAACCACGAGTACGACGTCCTCGTCGCCACCTCGATCATCGAGAATGGCCTCGACATCCCGCTCGCCAACACCATCATCATCAACCGCGCCGACCGCCACGGCCTCTCTGAGCTCTACCAGCTCCGCGGACGCGTCGGCCGCAGCAATCGCCGTGCCTACGCCTACCTTCTCATCCCGCCTGAGCAGGAGCTGACCGAGATCGCGCGCCGCCGCCTCGCCGCACTGAAAGAATTCTCCGACCTCGGCGCTGGCTTTAAGATCGCAGCGCTCGACCTCGAGCTGCGCGGCGCAGGCAACATGCTCGGCGGCGAGCAATCCGGCCACATCGAGGCCATCGGCTTCGAGATGTACACCTCCATGCTCGAAGAGGCCGTGCGCAAGATCAAAGGCGAAGAGGACAAACCCGCGCACGCCGATACCTCCGTCAACCTCGGCATCAGCGTGCGCATCGACGCCGACTACATCCCCGAAGAAAACCAGCGCCTGCGCATGTACAAGAAGATCGCCGGGGCCGAGGTCCTGCCCGAACTCGAAGAGATTCGCGCGGAATTGAAAGACCGTTACGGCGAACCGCCCGAATCCGTCACCAACCTCCTCGCCGCTGGAGAGATTCGCCTTCTTGCCCAACAGCTCGGCATCGCGCAGATCGACCGCAAACGCACCCAGCTCGAACTGAACAAGCAGAAGACCTTCGTCGAGATGCTGAACATCAAGTTCGCCGACCGCGAAGGCGAGGCCGCAGCGCTCAACAGTGTCGACCCCGGCGTGCTGATGCGCCTCGTCAGCCGCAACACCAAGCGAGGAGCACAATTCACCCCGCAAGGCGTCCTCCGCTGGCCGCTCACCAGCGCCAAATCCGAAGACGTCCTCCGCGAAACCCGCGAGCTGCTCGAATCGCTGGACACAAAGAGCGCACTCGTCTCCTAG
- a CDS encoding DUF6496 domain-containing protein yields the protein MATKKVARKSTKKAASKKTAAKKTAKKATSRRYSPAASKDVEREMRAMKEGKLRSGRSGKKVTSRKQAIAIALSEARKEGKKVPPAPRKG from the coding sequence ATGGCAACCAAAAAAGTCGCCAGAAAATCCACAAAGAAGGCAGCCAGTAAAAAAACAGCGGCAAAGAAAACTGCGAAGAAGGCAACGTCTCGCAGATACAGTCCTGCCGCAAGCAAAGACGTCGAGCGCGAGATGCGCGCCATGAAAGAAGGCAAACTGAGAAGCGGGCGCAGCGGCAAAAAAGTCACCAGCCGCAAACAGGCAATCGCCATCGCTCTCTCTGAGGCGCGCAAAGAAGGAAAGAAGGTCCCTCCTGCACCTCGCAAAGGCTAA
- the serA gene encoding phosphoglycerate dehydrogenase, translating into MKIVLAEKVSPATAAVFQQEPGWQVVTADQIKNGLAAELADADALVVRSAVQADAKLLESAPKLRVIGRAGVGVDNIDTDAATRKGIVVMNTPGANAIAVAELTIGLMVSLARAIPRANATMHAGKWEKKTLQGQELRGKTLGIVGLGRIGLEVARRARSFGMELIGYDPFIAPVIARENDVTLVPIDEIFRRSDYLTLHVGLTPQTEGLINATSLAVMKKGVRIINCARGELIVEQALADALKSGHVGGAALDVFHQEPLKDSPFFELDNVILSPHIAGSTDEAQEAIGIQLAHQVRDYLKLGVVQNAVNVPSLTHEEYTEIAPYIEMAERLGKFLSHAVPGNLENIQISYSGRLAAGKTDLVRNAALAGIFESSDGGSIANRINAAAVAEERGIRVQEDKKEFTTGGAGSVLKLVLHSSEGDASASATVLHGTSPRLLTYDGIDIEAPLTGTLVAIRNHDVPGVIGRIGTILGEQAVNIANFALGRAHDVAREARSQRVPQGQALAVVQIDVPKAASANAAVEALRKVEAIASVRLIELGKV; encoded by the coding sequence ATGAAGATCGTTCTCGCTGAAAAAGTCTCTCCCGCTACGGCCGCTGTCTTCCAGCAGGAGCCGGGATGGCAGGTTGTTACCGCTGATCAGATTAAGAATGGACTGGCCGCCGAGCTTGCGGATGCGGATGCGCTGGTGGTGCGTTCGGCGGTGCAGGCCGATGCGAAGCTGCTGGAGTCGGCGCCGAAGTTGCGCGTGATTGGCCGCGCCGGCGTGGGTGTCGACAACATCGATACGGATGCGGCGACGCGCAAGGGCATCGTGGTGATGAACACGCCCGGAGCCAATGCGATTGCGGTGGCTGAGCTGACGATTGGCCTGATGGTTTCGCTGGCGCGTGCGATTCCGCGTGCGAATGCGACGATGCATGCGGGCAAGTGGGAGAAGAAGACGCTGCAGGGGCAGGAGCTTCGCGGCAAGACGCTGGGCATTGTGGGGTTGGGCCGCATCGGGCTTGAGGTGGCGCGGAGGGCGCGCAGCTTCGGCATGGAGCTGATTGGCTATGATCCGTTCATCGCGCCGGTGATTGCTCGCGAGAACGATGTGACGCTGGTGCCGATCGATGAGATCTTCCGGCGATCGGATTACCTGACGCTGCATGTAGGGCTGACGCCGCAGACCGAAGGGCTGATCAATGCGACTTCGCTGGCGGTGATGAAGAAGGGCGTGCGCATCATCAACTGCGCTCGCGGTGAGCTGATTGTGGAGCAGGCGTTGGCGGATGCGCTGAAGAGCGGGCATGTGGGCGGCGCTGCGCTGGACGTCTTTCATCAGGAGCCGCTAAAGGATTCGCCGTTCTTTGAGTTGGACAATGTGATTCTGTCGCCGCATATTGCTGGCTCGACGGACGAGGCGCAGGAGGCGATCGGCATTCAGCTTGCGCACCAGGTGCGTGATTATCTGAAGCTGGGTGTGGTGCAGAATGCGGTGAACGTGCCTTCGCTGACGCATGAGGAGTATACGGAGATTGCTCCGTATATCGAGATGGCGGAGCGGCTGGGCAAGTTTCTTTCGCACGCGGTGCCGGGGAATCTCGAGAACATTCAGATCAGCTACTCGGGACGTCTGGCTGCGGGCAAGACGGACCTGGTGCGCAATGCGGCGCTGGCGGGTATCTTTGAGAGCTCGGACGGCGGTAGTATAGCGAACCGCATCAACGCGGCTGCGGTGGCGGAGGAGCGCGGCATTCGCGTGCAGGAGGACAAGAAGGAGTTCACGACGGGCGGCGCGGGCAGCGTGCTGAAGCTGGTGCTGCACTCGTCGGAGGGCGATGCTTCGGCTTCGGCGACGGTGCTGCATGGGACTTCGCCGCGCCTGCTGACGTATGACGGCATCGACATCGAGGCTCCGCTGACGGGGACGCTGGTGGCGATTCGCAACCATGACGTGCCGGGCGTGATCGGAAGGATCGGCACGATTCTGGGCGAGCAGGCTGTGAACATTGCGAATTTTGCGTTGGGCCGCGCGCATGATGTGGCTCGCGAGGCTCGTTCGCAGCGTGTTCCGCAGGGACAGGCGCTGGCCGTGGTGCAGATCGATGTGCCGAAGGCTGCAAGCGCAAACGCAGCGGTTGAGGCTCTGCGCAAGGTGGAAGCGATTGCCAGCGTACGGCTGATTGAGCTGGGCAAGGTATAG